GACGACTGAGGTCGGCCGACCGGTGCAGCATTCTATCCTGCCATCCTGCGCACGCGATTCGCTTGCTGTCGCCGGACGTTACTTCACTTCGACCTTGGCGCCACTCTCTTCCAGCTTCTTCTTCATCGTTTCGGCTTCTTCCTTGGTCACCCCGGTCTTGACCGGCTTGGGCGCACCCTCCACCAAATCCTTGGCCTCTTTCAGGCCCAGGCTGGTGAGCTCGCGCACAACCTTGATGACCTGGATCTTCTTGTCTGCCGCAGCACTGGCCAAAATAACGTCAAACGCGGTCTTCTCTTCCGCCGCGGCCGCGGCCGCTCCCCCGCCACCAGCCGCCGCCGCGACCGCCACCGGCGCCGCCGCCGTCACTCCGTACCGGCTTTCCATAGCCTTGACGAGTTCGGAGAGCTCCAGCACCGTCATCGTATCGATCCCCTTCAGAATTTCGTCTTGCGTCAACTTTCCTTCTGTCGTAGGCATGTCCCCTTCTCCTTTCTTTTTCTCTTGAATCGCCGTCAATACGCCAACTGTTTTTCTCAGCAACCCTGCCAAGACGAAGACAGTGCCGCGCACCGGCCCCTGCATCGTCGACATCAGCATCGCCAGCAAGACCGGCTTGGACGGCAGCGCTGCGACCGCGGCGATCTGAGCCGGCTTCAGCAGCTTGCCTTCCAGAACCCCGGCCGCGATCTTCATCTTTTCATCGCGCTTCTCCGCTCCCATGAAGTCGCGCAGAACCTTGGTCGGCAGCACGGGATCGTCGTAACCCAACACGACTCCCATGGGGCCCTTAAAATAGGGCTTGGCTTCCAGCAACGTAGTGCCGTCCACCGCCAGGGCGGCCAACGTGTTCTTGACGACCTTGAACTCGGCCTTGACGCCCCGCAGCTGTTTTCGCAACTCGGTGACTTGGTTCACCTCCAAGCCGGAGCACTCGGTCATGATGG
This DNA window, taken from Nitrospirota bacterium, encodes the following:
- a CDS encoding 50S ribosomal protein L7/L12 produces the protein MKKEEKATAVAELHEKFARARLAIMTECSGLEVNQVTELRKQLRGVKAEFKVVKNTLAALAVDGTTLLEAKPYFKGPMGVVLGYDDPVLPTKVLRDFMGAEKRDEKMKIAAGVLEGKLLKPAQIAAVAALPSKPVLLAMLMSTMQGPVRGTVFVLAGLLRKTVGVLTAIQEKKKGEGDMPTTEGKLTQDEILKGIDTMTVLELSELVKAMESRYGVTAAAPVAVAAAAGGGGAAAAAAEEKTAFDVILASAAADKKIQVIKVVRELTSLGLKEAKDLVEGAPKPVKTGVTKEEAETMKKKLEESGAKVEVK